CAACTCTTGGGCACTCAAAAATGGGTCTTTCTATACATGGGTACATGATTAGGAAGGATATTATAATGGATGTTATTGTTCAAACTAGCCTGGTGGATATGTATGCTAAGAATGGACATTTGGAGCTTGCATCTTGTGTATTCAGGAAGATGCTTTACAAAAACGTCATTTCATGGAGTGCATTAATTTCTGGCTTTGCTCAAAATGGTTTTGCAGGTAATGCACTTCAATTAGTGGTGGACATGCAGAGCTTTGGATACAAACCCGATTCAGTGTCACTAGTAAGTGTGCTCCTAGCATGTTCCCAAGTTGGGTTTTTGAAATTGGGTAAATCTGTACATGGATATATTGTGAGAAGGCTCCACTTTGATTGTGTCTCCAGCACTGCAGTGATTGACATGTACTCAAAATGTGGATCCCTTTCTTCTGCACGTACAGTTTTTTATCAGATTAGCTTTAGGGACTCGATCTCTTGGAATGCAATTATTGCCAGCTATGGAATCCATGGGTCTGGGGAGGAAGCTCTCTCACTCTTCCTCCAGATGAGGGAGACAAACGTAAAACCAGACCATGCAACTTTTGCATCTCTTCTCTCTGCCTTCAGTCATTCGGGTCTAGTGGAAAAGGGTCGGTACTGGTTCAGCATCATggttaatgaatataaaatccAACCAAGTGAGAAACACTATGCATGTATGGTTGATCTCTTGTCTCGTGCTGGACGAGTGGAAGAAGCTCAAGAACTGATAGATTCCATGATAACTGAACCAGGAATTGCCATCTGGGTAGCCCTCCTGTCAGGTTGCCTTAATCATGGGAAGTTTTTGATTGGAGAGATGGCAGCAAAGAAGGTCCTTGAGTTAAATCCAGATGATCCAGGAATTTATGCTTTAGTTTCAAACTTCTTTGCCACAGCAAGGAGGTGGGATGAAGTAGCTGAGGTTAGGAAGATCATGAAGAAGACAGGGATGAAAAAGGTGCCTGGTTACAGTGTAATGGAAGTGAATGGAAAGCTCCATGCTTTTCTGATGGAAGATAAGA
Above is a genomic segment from Vitis riparia cultivar Riparia Gloire de Montpellier isolate 1030 chromosome 7, EGFV_Vit.rip_1.0, whole genome shotgun sequence containing:
- the LOC117917889 gene encoding putative pentatricopeptide repeat-containing protein At3g25060, mitochondrial — translated: MRLVVGSKSLKTLLITSKDEPTIAKIHALMILTGIFGHGNSNAKLIQSYARLGHIESARQVFDKSPQCGVDAWNAMIIAYSRRGAMFEALSLYHRMASEGVRPDSSTYTVVLKACTRSLDLRSGEETWRQAVDQGYGDDVFVGAAVLNLYAKCGKMDEAMRVFDKMGRRDLVCWTTMITGLAQNGQAREAVDIYRQMQKKRVEGDGVVMLGLIQACTTLGHSKMGLSIHGYMIRKDIIMDVIVQTSLVDMYAKNGHLELASCVFRKMLYKNVISWSALISGFAQNGFAGNALQLVVDMQSFGYKPDSVSLVSVLLACSQVGFLKLGKSVHGYIVRRLHFDCVSSTAVIDMYSKCGSLSSARTVFYQISFRDSISWNAIIASYGIHGSGEEALSLFLQMRETNVKPDHATFASLLSAFSHSGLVEKGRYWFSIMVNEYKIQPSEKHYACMVDLLSRAGRVEEAQELIDSMITEPGIAIWVALLSGCLNHGKFLIGEMAAKKVLELNPDDPGIYALVSNFFATARRWDEVAEVRKIMKKTGMKKVPGYSVMEVNGKLHAFLMEDKSHHQYEEIMQVLGKLDYEMKAMGYVPKTEFVLHNLEEEVKERMLCNHSERLAIAFGLLNTGPGTRLLITKNLRVCGDCHEATKFISKIVNREIVVRDVKRFHHFKDGVCSCGDYW